The nucleotide sequence gaaaGTGGTTAGTATCTGGTCCAATTGtttggtcattggtgtaaacgttgaagagaattggtgacAAAACACTGCCCTGGGGCAATCCATTCTTTTGCCGCCTCCTGGTGCTGTTTTTACCATTGAGTGTCACATAGAATCTTCTgtctttcatcaacatagtgACTATCTGTGTAAATTTTAAATCCTTTGTAAATTGGTACACATTATACTGGAGTAGTTggtggcacactgtgtcaaaagCTGTGGTGAGATCAATAAACAGTTAAACACTACTCCagtgactttcttcttttcaaagccatcTTCAATGTGTTGTGTTAAGTATAATATCTAGCCAGTGCAGGATTTTCCTGGTCTAAATACAGTCTGCTGTCTGATCAGCCCCTCATCTATGTAGTCAGCCatgcaatttaaaatgactctttcaaaaatcttgtatagGTGACACAACAGGAGATGGGCCTGTAACTCTTTGGGTCATTTGCAACTTTACCAGGTTTCTATAATGCAATAACATGTGCCTATTGCCATAGTCTTGGCATTCTTGAAGTTTCAATACAGGCATCAAACACATTTTGGGTCTAATTTATTGCCTTTGGTCTGAAGTGTTTGATCTGTTCAGTATACATGTTATCCACACCAGCAGCCttcctatttttggacaatttgacTGCAGACTTCACTTCTTTGTTAGTAATTGGTGTGGCAAAGTTATTCACTTCCACATCCATGCATCTTTCCACTTTTGTTTGGCTGCTTTTGCTGTCAGTCTTGCCATTCAGGAGTAGTTGATGGGCTACTTGGTTAGCTGTAACCTGAGTGAAATTGCTCTGTTAGGTTTTGCCTCCATCAAGTCTCTTCAACAGTTGCCAGGCTCTTCAGCTATCTTTGCAGAAATCCAGATTTTCTACAAAttcctgcaatttttttctgtctagATTCTGCTATATCACTTGCTAATTGATTTCCTAGGTCAATGGTTTCCTCACTGAaaggattttcattaaatttttcaacatactcCTGGTATTGTGTCATGAGGTGCAGCTCTATTCTAGAGATATACTCCTTTCTTGCTCCCCTTCAGAATATGATCTTTTGATGCTTTCTTAACAATTTCATTGaagagttcataattttctggtattggCAGTAGGCAGTAGGTAGTCTATCTTTTCTTCAATGGCCTGTTTAAAAGATTGACAATTGGCCTTTTTAAAACTGAATCTTGGAGGTGGGTTTTCACATTTAATTGGGCTGATGACTGCCTTAAAATTTCGCATATAATTGGCCTCTGTTGGGTTTGGGGAATTGGATCTGCTACTTGTTTGTGACATAGACTTGAGATTCgctctgaaacaaaaatattatcTGGGTTATATCCGCGTTTCCATCTTCCACTATTGAAGGATGCTGGTAGTTTTGCATCAAAGACCAAGCTCAGCTGCTGCTCATCAGCCCATTTCTCCACTAGGTCACCATGTGTATCATTTTCAGCATATCCCCAGGTTACACTATGGCTGTTGAAGTCTCCAACTATTATTCTTGTTTCTATGAGTGGAACATAGCTGTTTTATTTCCATGTGAGTTCTACATTTGGTGGTTTGTAAACTGATGAGATCAAGCAGTCTCCCATGTCAATTGTTAGAATCTcgacattattttcatcagacAGTGAAGTACTTTTTACCTCCATGTTGAGCTTAACTAGTATGGCACTTCCATATTTCTCATGACCATTTCAGCTAGTATAACTCAGTCATTGGTCAGCTACCTTTAATGCCAATTACATGCATCTTCAAAAAGATGGCCActgagaaaatattgatgagTGAGGCGTGAGGGAGTGCAAATTTCTGGCTTTTCAAGTTTCCAGGACCACAACTCTTTCATGTCCAACAGACTCCATCACAACCTTCATCTTCACAATTGCCATTTTGAAATAACTGCAAAGTTAGTTCTTAATGCaactgtaagtaggtacctcttaAGGTAAATAATAATGAACGAAAATCTCTCGGCGATAATTTCAAGTGGCCCCCGTCAACTGACATGGTATTGTTTCTCTGTAtggttgaaatattttcgagaATACAATACAATATTAACGACGTAACAAGGGTTTTATTGTACTTACTATAAAATACATAATTGTACCTTGGTAATACGACACCATCTTATCAACACAAACTCGATAATTATACAGAAGGCGGGGAAAAGATGAAGAGTAATTCGGGCGTTCAATTCGATACGAACAAGTAGCTTATCAGCCCATCTTGAGCATTTCTGTCgacaaaaatttagttttgttGAACATTCAAACTTCCATACTCCGTTGTCGCGTCGTTATTTTATAGTCGAGAGAGCTTTCGTcgcaaaaatgaaccaattcgtcGCGTACATTGTATTACTCATGGCACATGCCTGCCTCTTCATGGAACCAGTCCAAGGTACCTTTCGTCTGCAGATATTGCATAATAACGATTTGCATGCGAGATTCGTCGAGACGGATGTGAACTCTGGGCCATGTCCGGAGGAATTAGCCAAACAGAACAAGTGTTATGGAGGATTCGCTCGTATGAAGAGGGCCGCTGACGACGCTCGGAAGCAGGCTAAAAGCCAGGGTGTGCCCAGTATTTTCATCAATGCTGGCGACACTTCCCAAGGTACTCCGTATTATGTGCTTTACAAATGGCAAATTACTTCCGAATTAATCGATAAGCTTGGACTAGACGTTATGGTAAATCTTCTTTATAATATTTAGAATTCATAATTATTGCACTTTTATGGCCTGAAAAATTGATCGTTATGAAAACATTGTAATTTTTCAGACATTGGGTAATCATGAATTTGATGCTGGAATAGATAACTTGGTTCAGTTCTTGAAGCACGTGAAAACGCCAGTTGTTTGCGCCAATCTCAACCTAACCAGCGAAAAACGACTGGATTTGCCCAATCTGACTCCGTCAAAAGTTCTATCagttgaagggaaaaaaatcggaATCATCGGATACCTAACACCTCTCACCAAAGTACAAaatataagtatacctacctaaatgaaaaattcaaagaaaagttTATCGAACTGTTGGagaataattctttttttcaactcaaggATGTATCGAATACCGAGAATTTGGAAATATTCGAAGAAATTCCCTACATACGACGTGAAGCGCAACGTTTGAAATCTGAAGGCATCAAGATAATAATCGCCTTGGGACATTCGGGATTCGATTACGACAAGAAAATAGCTGCTGAAATAGAAGAGGTCAGCTTGGTCGTGGGAGGACATACTCATACCTTGTTGTATACACCAAAGGGTAAGCAGCAACAAGatgtttcttttcaaaataatacctatataaCTTGAGTCTAGTCGCAGCACAAAAGTACATACGTTGACACTGTTGACAGATAAACCACCAAGTGTTGAAAAAGTAATATCCGAATATCCTACAATGGTAGTGCAaaaatctggcaaaaaagtGCCAGTAGTGCAGGCGTATGCATACTGTAAATATTTAGGTAAACTGATGGTCGACTTCGACGACGAAGGTAACGTTCTCAGTGCTGCTGGAAACCCACAGATTCTCGATTCAACCATCATgaaaggtaaaaaattgaaaaatctgtttgaaaaaaaaaacactcactcATTAAGCTATGCCCGAGAAGACCAACTTTtcgtcaaataaaaatctttcacgaacgaattgattcactttttgtaAAACATTTGTACGTATAGAAATTGGCCTGTTTACAATACAACCGAATCGAATCACTCACGAATgattggtgattgaacaaattgattggtttctaggtgaatcattcgcgaacggaataatatctacatttttagtgaatcattcacaaacaaattgattaaatgttggaaaatcattcatg is from Planococcus citri chromosome 1, ihPlaCitr1.1, whole genome shotgun sequence and encodes:
- the LOC135839869 gene encoding protein 5NUC-like, with amino-acid sequence MNQFVAYIVLLMAHACLFMEPVQGTFRLQILHNNDLHARFVETDVNSGPCPEELAKQNKCYGGFARMKRAADDARKQAKSQGVPSIFINAGDTSQGTPYYVLYKWQITSELIDKLGLDVMTLGNHEFDAGIDNLVQFLKHVKTPVVCANLNLTSEKRLDLPNLTPSKVLSVEGKKIGIIGYLTPLTKDVSNTENLEIFEEIPYIRREAQRLKSEGIKIIIALGHSGFDYDKKIAAEIEEVSLVVGGHTHTLLYTPKDKPPSVEKVISEYPTMVVQKSGKKVPVVQAYAYCKYLGKLMVDFDDEGNVLSAAGNPQILDSTIMKDSELDNEIAKWTALVNERVQVVKGYTRTFLGKSTFSEGKFESTLGNLITDAFVDFGVQLAKERKGPTWTRTPIALYQNAGIRAVIDNKKNNGALTLETLMTIMPFESELVEVELRGSTIRKSLEFGVSMYTSEDTTFYSSYFLHFSGLKVVYDFSKPSGQRVASVNVLCRECDIPEYQMLQDDRIYGVMMTRFLAEGGDKFNMIKTELINKTMLSFSDLDPLIAYVEKSQVVYPHLDNRLTVTRFKLRDPNAPSAAFKLSHLSLTLIAIVFSLTVFVL